In the genome of Streptomyces collinus, one region contains:
- a CDS encoding universal stress protein, protein MTIPLVVGVDGSEASLEAVDWAADEAVRHGVPLHLLHAAPRDHEVSDVIGHASERAVKGAPTVRLSSEVLHDDAASALVDKGRNAFALVLGSRGLGDLAGMLLGSVSLAVAARSDCPVVVVRGAAEHRNDRFESVVVGVEEGEGSGTAVQFALREAQVRRCRLVAVHAWSTPLGALTPAQAPSWYALEAHRRSPAQVLDDALRTPEEQYHDAQVSRRVIEGPARQALLEAASEADLLVVGARRRQGHLGLQLGLTNHALLHHAPCPIAVVPRI, encoded by the coding sequence ATGACGATTCCCCTGGTGGTCGGCGTCGACGGGTCCGAGGCGAGCCTGGAGGCGGTGGACTGGGCCGCCGACGAGGCGGTCCGGCACGGAGTGCCACTCCACCTCCTGCACGCGGCGCCGCGGGATCACGAGGTGTCCGACGTCATCGGTCACGCCTCGGAACGTGCCGTCAAGGGAGCGCCCACGGTGCGGCTGTCGAGCGAGGTACTGCACGACGACGCGGCCTCCGCCCTGGTCGACAAGGGACGCAACGCCTTCGCGCTGGTGCTCGGCTCCCGAGGGCTCGGAGACCTCGCCGGGATGCTCCTGGGGTCGGTCAGCCTCGCCGTAGCGGCACGCTCGGACTGCCCGGTCGTCGTGGTCCGCGGCGCGGCGGAGCACCGGAATGACCGCTTCGAAAGTGTGGTCGTAGGTGTCGAGGAGGGCGAGGGCAGCGGTACGGCCGTGCAGTTCGCCCTCCGCGAGGCCCAGGTGCGGCGCTGCCGGCTGGTCGCCGTGCATGCCTGGAGCACACCGTTGGGTGCCCTCACCCCAGCTCAGGCCCCTTCGTGGTACGCCCTGGAAGCCCACCGCCGGTCGCCGGCGCAGGTGCTCGACGACGCCCTGCGCACCCCGGAGGAGCAATACCACGACGCTCAGGTGAGCCGACGGGTGATCGAGGGACCGGCACGCCAGGCACTGCTGGAAGCCGCGTCGGAGGCGGATCTGCTGGTCGTCGGCGCCCGCAGACGACAAGGGCACCTGGGGCTGCAACTGGGCCTGACCAACCACGCGCTCCTGCATCACGCGCCGTGCCCGATCGCGGTCGTTCCCCGGATATGA
- a CDS encoding Rv1733c family protein has product MSAQDSPYASGPSPSRGEPSPKGTNPLIRPSDRIETWIRRFLMLILVLGLPVAALSAGLTAYESSMRTVQAQSAERQEVTARLTSNVKGVTTDGKQQAQVRWTDDNGKVRTGTTLVKSGTPEGATVPVWLDRQGTITSPPMTTLTARTNGWFVGGMAAVGVVGGFFAARAGTRRVLDRRRYAHWDTEWDLVEPLWSERFRR; this is encoded by the coding sequence ATGAGTGCACAGGATTCGCCGTATGCGTCCGGTCCATCTCCGTCGCGAGGGGAACCGTCGCCGAAGGGGACGAACCCCTTGATCCGTCCGTCCGACAGGATCGAAACCTGGATCCGCCGCTTCCTGATGCTCATCCTGGTCCTCGGACTGCCGGTGGCAGCGCTCAGCGCGGGGCTGACGGCGTACGAGTCGTCGATGCGCACCGTGCAAGCCCAGTCGGCGGAACGGCAGGAGGTCACCGCCCGGCTGACGTCGAACGTCAAGGGCGTCACCACGGACGGGAAGCAACAGGCGCAGGTCCGCTGGACCGACGACAACGGCAAGGTCCGGACGGGAACGACCCTCGTGAAGTCGGGAACGCCCGAGGGGGCCACCGTGCCGGTGTGGCTGGACCGGCAGGGAACCATCACCAGCCCGCCGATGACGACGCTCACTGCGAGGACCAACGGCTGGTTCGTGGGCGGCATGGCCGCGGTCGGAGTGGTCGGCGGCTTCTTCGCGGCGCGTGCAGGCACGCGCCGCGTGCTGGACCGGAGAAGGTACGCGCACTGGGACACCGAGTGGGACCTGGTGGAGCCCCTGTGGTCCGAGCGCTTCCGCCGGTGA
- a CDS encoding nicotinate phosphoribosyltransferase: MSEAMTTDLYEVTMAMSYLREGMTGPATFSLFVRDLPPERGFLVAAGLESALDYLSGLRVGPEDIDAFASALHRPPRDLQPLLGLEFTGDVRAVPEGRIVLAGEPLLEVTAPLPQAQLVETYVLNQLSHQTAIASKAARCVLAAAGHPVVDFSLRRAHGPQAGFQAARLGAMAGFAGTSNVAAATALGIPAVGTMAHSYIEAFATEEEAFRAFARCHPGPVTLLVDTYDTEEGVRVAARVLRDLDRGPGSAVRLDSGDLGALAARARSILDSVGLPEVRVIASGGLDEYAVDDLVRSGAPIDTYAVGTRVGVSADAPYLDSAYKMVEYDGRPVMKLSSAKATAPGPKQVFRRTAYADVIRLADEQSPGDGSPLLETVMRGGQRTGGRTTLDACRERLAADLAGLPPAARRIRNPVAPRATASEHLSALARRVRRHIDEQTSAPYARPASP; the protein is encoded by the coding sequence ATGTCCGAAGCGATGACCACCGATTTGTACGAGGTGACGATGGCCATGTCCTACCTGCGGGAGGGGATGACCGGCCCGGCCACCTTCAGCCTCTTCGTCCGCGACCTTCCTCCTGAACGGGGCTTTCTGGTCGCCGCGGGGCTGGAGTCGGCCCTGGACTACCTGTCCGGTCTCCGAGTGGGCCCCGAGGACATCGACGCCTTCGCTTCCGCGCTGCACCGGCCGCCGCGGGATCTGCAGCCCCTGCTCGGCCTGGAGTTCACGGGTGACGTGCGGGCCGTGCCGGAGGGCCGGATCGTGCTCGCGGGCGAGCCGCTGCTGGAGGTGACCGCGCCGCTTCCACAGGCGCAATTGGTCGAAACGTACGTGCTCAACCAGCTCAGCCACCAGACGGCCATCGCCTCGAAGGCAGCGCGTTGTGTGCTCGCGGCGGCCGGGCATCCGGTCGTGGACTTCTCCCTGCGGCGCGCCCACGGCCCGCAGGCCGGGTTCCAGGCCGCCCGGCTCGGTGCGATGGCCGGCTTCGCCGGCACCAGCAACGTGGCCGCGGCCACGGCTCTCGGCATCCCCGCCGTCGGCACGATGGCCCACTCCTACATTGAGGCGTTCGCCACGGAGGAAGAAGCGTTCCGCGCGTTCGCACGCTGCCACCCCGGCCCCGTGACGTTGCTGGTGGACACCTACGACACCGAGGAGGGCGTCCGCGTCGCGGCGCGCGTCCTGCGGGACCTGGACCGCGGTCCCGGCTCGGCCGTACGGCTGGACAGCGGCGACCTCGGTGCCCTGGCGGCCCGGGCACGCTCCATCCTCGACAGCGTCGGCCTGCCCGAGGTACGGGTCATCGCCAGCGGGGGTCTCGACGAGTACGCCGTGGACGACCTGGTCCGCTCCGGCGCGCCGATCGACACCTACGCCGTCGGGACCCGGGTCGGGGTCTCGGCCGACGCCCCGTACCTGGACTCCGCGTACAAGATGGTGGAGTACGACGGGCGCCCGGTGATGAAGCTGTCGTCGGCGAAAGCGACCGCACCCGGCCCCAAGCAGGTGTTCCGCCGCACGGCATACGCCGACGTGATCCGTCTCGCCGACGAGCAGTCGCCCGGCGACGGCAGCCCGCTGCTGGAGACGGTGATGCGTGGTGGGCAGCGCACCGGCGGCAGGACCACGCTCGACGCCTGCCGGGAGAGACTCGCCGCCGACCTGGCCGGTCTGCCACCGGCCGCCCGCCGGATACGGAACCCGGTCGCGCCCCGCGCCACGGCCTCCGAACACCTGAGCGCACTCGCCCGCCGCGTCCGGCGCCACATCGACGAACAGACGTCGGCTCCCTACGCACGGCCTGCGAGTCCATGA
- a CDS encoding DUF1876 domain-containing protein yields the protein MSHTVEWKVRLRLFEDDEGATKAHVVLDTGTTELTGHGTAHRHPADPNVPEIGDELAAGRAMRELAQQLLDIAERDIEGVGASRPSTRPSVAWRL from the coding sequence ATGTCACATACGGTGGAATGGAAGGTTCGTCTCCGCCTTTTCGAGGATGACGAGGGAGCGACGAAGGCACATGTGGTGCTGGACACCGGCACCACGGAGCTCACCGGCCATGGAACCGCGCACCGTCATCCGGCGGACCCGAACGTGCCGGAGATCGGCGACGAACTGGCGGCGGGCCGGGCCATGCGAGAACTCGCCCAGCAACTGCTGGACATCGCCGAGCGCGACATCGAGGGCGTGGGGGCGTCCCGGCCGAGCACCCGTCCGTCCGTCGCCTGGCGCTTGTGA
- a CDS encoding DUF1918 domain-containing protein: MRAHLGDQLVIESPATGATRRDGEIVGLHHDDGTPPYDVRWSDTNEVTLVFPGPDAHLRHIEHGQQPGTPQGASQPDTVDPGPVSAAAPPTGTPNPGDIGRRVAAERHRSGLSRGETAGRARMSPDYLAYLEEQPADPSLGTLVRLADALGTTVAALRGGGIDLPPGQGQALLHPRLRDLSPQECRTLLSTHGVGRIALPASDGRPAVVPVNYEVVDDAIVFRTAPGSVPAAAVGKEVAFEVDHVDEAMSQGWSVLAVGPAHVVTEPDAVHGLTRRAHTTPWAGGEREMWVSIRPASLSGRRITPADE; encoded by the coding sequence ATGCGAGCTCACCTCGGCGACCAACTCGTCATCGAAAGCCCGGCGACCGGCGCCACCAGGCGCGACGGCGAGATCGTCGGACTCCACCACGACGACGGAACACCTCCCTACGACGTGCGCTGGTCGGACACGAATGAAGTGACGCTCGTGTTCCCCGGCCCCGACGCGCACCTCCGCCACATCGAGCACGGACAGCAGCCCGGGACTCCCCAGGGGGCTTCCCAGCCGGACACGGTCGACCCGGGGCCCGTCTCCGCGGCAGCCCCGCCGACCGGGACTCCCAACCCTGGCGACATCGGTCGGCGCGTGGCCGCGGAACGCCACAGGAGTGGGCTCAGCCGGGGAGAAACGGCCGGCCGCGCCCGCATGTCGCCCGACTACCTGGCGTACCTGGAGGAACAGCCCGCCGACCCGAGTCTGGGCACTCTCGTCAGGCTGGCCGACGCGCTGGGCACCACCGTCGCTGCCCTGCGCGGGGGTGGCATCGATCTGCCTCCCGGCCAAGGCCAGGCGCTCCTGCACCCGCGGCTGAGGGATCTCAGCCCGCAGGAGTGCCGCACTCTGCTGTCCACGCACGGTGTGGGGCGCATCGCGCTCCCGGCGTCCGACGGTCGCCCGGCGGTGGTCCCGGTCAACTACGAGGTCGTAGACGACGCGATCGTTTTCCGGACGGCGCCCGGCTCGGTGCCGGCAGCGGCCGTGGGGAAGGAAGTCGCCTTCGAAGTGGACCATGTGGACGAGGCCATGAGTCAAGGCTGGAGTGTGCTGGCAGTCGGCCCGGCGCACGTCGTCACGGAGCCCGACGCCGTGCACGGGCTCACCCGACGCGCGCACACCACGCCCTGGGCAGGCGGTGAACGCGAGATGTGGGTGTCGATCCGGCCCGCGAGCCTCTCGGGCCGGCGCATCACTCCTGCCGACGAGTGA
- a CDS encoding Acg family FMN-binding oxidoreductase translates to MSGQEPSDERLTDLVHDAAAAPSMHNAQPWRFRYVRRSRTFEMRADFERAMPRSDPRTRGLHIGCGAALLNLRVAVAHEGWHPETRLLHDPSDPALLASVRLTAPGIGENGLGALYPAIHERHSSRFPFDDTEIPDAVREALSEAARREGAELTFPTSWHLHEVLEMVREAEARNLTDRGSDQDLAEWTRIDAPSANMTDDGVPEYAFGPRKRGGKAPMRDFAGTRQVAGRDAADFEESPQVALVSTSHDRPEDWLRAGQAMERVLLLATLEGLSSSFATQPLEWTDLRWPLRDPVTGTGYTQMLLRLGYGPKGPRTPRRPVAEVLDIRP, encoded by the coding sequence GTGAGCGGACAAGAACCGTCCGACGAGCGCCTGACGGACCTGGTCCACGACGCTGCCGCCGCCCCGTCGATGCACAACGCACAGCCCTGGCGCTTCCGCTACGTCCGGCGCAGCCGCACGTTCGAGATGCGCGCCGACTTCGAGCGTGCCATGCCCCGCTCCGACCCCCGTACCCGCGGCCTTCACATCGGCTGCGGCGCCGCCCTGCTGAACCTGCGGGTCGCCGTGGCCCACGAGGGCTGGCATCCGGAGACCCGGCTGCTGCACGACCCGTCCGATCCGGCGCTCCTCGCGAGCGTGCGGCTGACCGCACCCGGAATCGGGGAGAACGGCCTCGGCGCGCTGTATCCGGCGATCCACGAACGGCACAGCAGCCGCTTCCCGTTCGACGATACGGAGATTCCCGATGCCGTGCGGGAGGCGCTCAGCGAGGCCGCCCGGCGTGAGGGAGCCGAGCTGACGTTCCCCACCTCATGGCATCTGCACGAGGTGCTGGAGATGGTCCGGGAAGCCGAGGCGCGCAACCTCACCGACCGCGGCAGCGACCAGGACCTGGCCGAATGGACCCGTATCGACGCTCCATCGGCGAACATGACCGACGACGGAGTCCCGGAATACGCCTTCGGGCCGCGCAAGCGCGGGGGCAAAGCTCCCATGCGGGACTTCGCGGGCACGCGGCAGGTGGCGGGACGGGACGCCGCAGACTTCGAAGAGAGCCCTCAGGTAGCCCTGGTCAGCACGAGCCACGACCGTCCGGAGGACTGGCTGCGCGCCGGCCAGGCCATGGAACGCGTCCTGCTGCTGGCCACCCTGGAGGGCCTGTCCAGCTCCTTCGCCACCCAGCCCCTCGAATGGACGGACCTGCGCTGGCCGCTGCGTGATCCGGTCACCGGGACGGGCTACACGCAGATGCTGCTGCGCCTGGGATACGGCCCCAAAGGCCCCCGCACGCCGCGCCGGCCAGTGGCGGAGGTCCTCGACATCCGGCCCTGA
- a CDS encoding CBS domain-containing protein: MPETPHIVSDVMTQTVVAVGRDAPFKEIVRTMEQWKVSAMPVLEGEGRVIGVVSEADLLPKEEFRDSDPNLFEQRLRLSDVAKAGGVTAEDLMSTPAVTVHPDATLAQAARIMAVRHVKRLPVVDEVGMLQGIVSRADLLKVFLRSDEDIEEEVRRTVVSYLFPAFSHAIHVNVHEGIVTLRGHIRDTSLISVAVRLVRAVEGVVDVEPQLTGQSAGPDGPEDGQ, translated from the coding sequence GTGCCCGAGACCCCGCACATCGTGAGCGATGTGATGACCCAGACGGTCGTGGCCGTGGGACGCGACGCGCCTTTCAAGGAGATCGTCCGGACCATGGAGCAGTGGAAGGTGAGTGCCATGCCGGTCCTGGAGGGTGAAGGGCGCGTCATCGGCGTGGTGTCCGAGGCCGACCTGCTGCCCAAGGAGGAGTTCCGCGACAGCGACCCGAACCTCTTCGAGCAGCGCCTGCGCCTGTCCGACGTCGCCAAGGCCGGGGGCGTGACGGCGGAGGACCTCATGAGCACCCCCGCTGTCACGGTCCACCCCGACGCCACCTTGGCCCAGGCCGCCAGGATCATGGCCGTCCGGCACGTCAAGCGGCTGCCCGTGGTCGACGAAGTGGGCATGCTCCAGGGCATCGTCAGCCGTGCCGATCTGCTGAAGGTCTTCCTCCGGTCGGACGAGGACATCGAGGAGGAGGTCCGCCGCACCGTGGTGTCCTACCTCTTCCCGGCCTTCAGCCACGCCATCCACGTGAACGTGCACGAGGGAATCGTCACCCTCCGCGGACACATCCGCGACACCTCGCTCATCTCGGTCGCCGTGCGCCTCGTGCGCGCCGTGGAGGGCGTCGTGGACGTCGAGCCGCAGCTCACCGGCCAGTCAGCCGGTCCGGACGGGCCCGAGGACGGTCAGTGA
- a CDS encoding Crp/Fnr family transcriptional regulator — translation MVRSGAFGALTKKHQEQLMSLAREVSFAIDERIFNEGAKADRFWIIHTGTVALDVHVPGRRAAVIETLGAGELLGWSWLVPPHHWHLGAQATSPVRAYEFDAAAVSELCGKDPELRQELLAYVAAVIAGRLRSARVRLLDLYAPYGAGEVP, via the coding sequence GTGGTGAGGAGCGGCGCTTTCGGCGCCCTGACCAAGAAGCATCAGGAGCAGCTCATGTCGCTGGCTCGTGAAGTGTCGTTCGCGATCGACGAGCGCATCTTCAACGAGGGCGCCAAAGCCGACCGCTTCTGGATCATCCACACGGGCACCGTCGCTCTCGACGTCCATGTTCCCGGCCGCCGGGCAGCTGTCATCGAGACCCTCGGTGCCGGGGAACTACTGGGCTGGTCCTGGCTGGTCCCTCCCCATCACTGGCATTTGGGGGCCCAGGCCACCAGCCCGGTGCGCGCCTACGAGTTCGACGCGGCCGCGGTCAGTGAGCTGTGCGGGAAGGACCCGGAACTGAGGCAGGAACTGTTGGCCTATGTCGCCGCAGTGATCGCGGGGCGGCTCAGGTCCGCGCGGGTTCGGCTGCTCGACCTGTACGCGCCCTACGGCGCGGGCGAGGTGCCCTGA
- a CDS encoding universal stress protein, which produces MELPLVVGVDGSDSSLQAVDWAVDEAARLGLSLRLVHASLWERYEARRPSFSTDRPAEEVLAEHIAASCAERAQLRNPQVKVSSDVLPDDAVSTLLHAAHESFALVVGSRGRGEVAGLLLGSVSLAVAARAVCPVFVVRGGERNQQGTFGKVMVGVGDSTEGSAAVRFAFREAEARGSALHAVRAWRRPAHEHVDHPLVADDAAGAHEERASALLTDALRDAVRDHPQVDVHRQAVEGPAHKALLDASAEADLVVVGALRRHGHFGLQLGRVAHALLHHAECPVAVVPQRA; this is translated from the coding sequence ATGGAACTCCCACTGGTCGTGGGTGTCGACGGATCGGACTCCAGCCTGCAGGCCGTGGACTGGGCGGTGGACGAGGCGGCGCGTCTCGGGCTGTCTCTGCGGCTTGTCCACGCCTCTTTGTGGGAGCGGTACGAGGCACGCCGCCCCTCCTTCAGCACCGACCGTCCGGCCGAAGAGGTTCTGGCCGAGCACATCGCGGCGTCCTGCGCGGAACGCGCCCAACTGCGCAACCCACAGGTGAAGGTGTCGAGCGACGTGCTGCCCGACGACGCCGTGTCCACACTCCTGCACGCGGCTCATGAATCCTTCGCCCTGGTCGTGGGCTCGCGCGGGCGCGGCGAGGTCGCCGGGTTGCTGCTGGGGTCGGTCAGCCTCGCGGTGGCCGCCCGTGCGGTGTGCCCCGTCTTCGTGGTCCGCGGCGGGGAGCGCAACCAGCAGGGCACCTTCGGCAAGGTGATGGTCGGCGTCGGCGATTCGACCGAGGGATCGGCCGCTGTGCGGTTCGCCTTCCGCGAGGCCGAGGCGCGCGGCAGCGCCCTGCACGCGGTACGGGCCTGGCGCCGCCCCGCCCATGAGCACGTGGACCACCCCCTGGTCGCGGACGACGCCGCCGGTGCCCACGAGGAACGGGCCTCCGCGCTCCTCACCGACGCACTGCGCGACGCCGTACGGGATCATCCGCAGGTCGATGTGCATCGCCAAGCGGTCGAAGGCCCCGCACACAAAGCCCTCCTGGATGCCTCGGCCGAGGCCGACCTGGTGGTCGTGGGCGCGTTGAGGCGGCACGGTCACTTCGGTCTGCAACTCGGCAGGGTCGCCCACGCCCTGTTGCATCACGCCGAGTGCCCGGTGGCCGTCGTCCCGCAGCGGGCCTGA
- a CDS encoding glycoside hydrolase family 65 protein, giving the protein MSDWTWEYEGYDPTAERLRESLCTLGNGYFATRGAAPECRAGLVHYPGTYVAGCYNRLESTVAGRHAVNEDLVNLPNWLLLRFRVRRAGGAWCPWFSPDTSALLDYRHVLDLRRATLTRTLRFRDDDVGVLGVRQTRLVHMRDPHLAALRTVFTPEDWSGEIEIQSCLDGDVINGNVHRYRALNGSHLTRVRTGAQEPDTVWLSCRTSASGIGVAMAARTVVAGRSAASSELRPARRRAVHRLVVPIAPGRPVDVEKTVALFTSRDTAISDPLEAALDRVSTAGGISELLDSHVAAWERLWRRADIQVPGRAGRVLRLHLFHVLQTLSPHTADLDVGVPARGLHGEAYRGHVFWDELFVLPYLNLHFPEVSRALLNYRYRRLPRACRTAAAIGRAGAMYPWQSGSDGREETQVWHLNPHSGRWLPDHSRLQHHVGSAVAYNVWQYCEATGDTEYLHTKGAEMLLQIARFWADLADFDDGTGRFRIRGVVGPDEYHDGYPGATTPGLDDNTYTNVTAAWVLTRALDLLRRLPAWRREELFERVRLAGDELPKWEEVSRRLRVPFHQGVISQFEGYGDLAELDWDAYRARYDSIRRLDRILEAEGDTVTRYKASKQADVLMLGYLFSPAELRDLFRRLGYELDDDVWRRTVDYYLQRTSHGSTLSGLVHGLVLARARRAEAWKYVQEALEADIADIQGGTTGEGIHLGAMAGTLDLVQRGLTGLETREDALWLDPVPLPALSEYGFSLRYRGHWGVAVRRRRGQLEIGVPDSEESPIRVVLADRAVTVAPGETCTLDLPAS; this is encoded by the coding sequence TTGTCGGACTGGACATGGGAGTACGAGGGCTACGACCCTACGGCCGAGCGGTTGCGTGAATCACTCTGCACGCTGGGCAACGGCTACTTCGCCACGCGTGGCGCGGCGCCCGAGTGCCGGGCGGGCCTGGTGCACTACCCGGGGACCTACGTCGCCGGGTGCTACAACCGCCTGGAGTCGACCGTGGCGGGGCGGCACGCGGTGAACGAGGACCTGGTCAATCTTCCGAACTGGCTGCTTCTGCGGTTCCGTGTGCGCCGCGCCGGGGGAGCGTGGTGCCCGTGGTTCTCTCCTGACACGAGCGCGCTACTGGACTACCGGCACGTCCTGGACCTGCGCCGGGCCACGCTCACCCGCACGCTTCGTTTCCGGGACGACGATGTGGGCGTGCTCGGCGTCCGGCAGACCCGCCTGGTGCACATGAGGGACCCTCACCTGGCGGCCCTGCGGACGGTCTTCACGCCCGAGGACTGGTCGGGGGAGATCGAGATCCAGTCCTGCCTCGACGGTGACGTGATCAACGGCAATGTGCACCGCTACCGCGCCCTCAACGGGAGCCATCTGACCCGTGTGCGGACGGGGGCACAGGAGCCCGACACGGTCTGGCTGAGCTGCCGCACCAGCGCCTCGGGCATCGGTGTAGCCATGGCGGCCCGGACGGTCGTCGCCGGCCGGTCCGCGGCCTCTTCGGAGCTGCGTCCCGCCCGGCGCCGTGCCGTCCACCGCTTGGTGGTCCCGATCGCTCCGGGCCGACCCGTCGACGTGGAGAAGACAGTGGCGCTGTTCACCTCCCGCGACACGGCGATCAGCGACCCGCTCGAGGCCGCACTCGACCGAGTGTCCACGGCGGGGGGCATCTCGGAGCTGCTGGACTCCCACGTCGCCGCGTGGGAGCGGTTGTGGCGGCGCGCGGACATCCAGGTGCCCGGCCGGGCCGGCCGCGTCCTGCGCCTGCACCTCTTCCACGTCCTGCAGACGCTCTCGCCGCACACCGCGGACCTGGACGTGGGAGTGCCGGCCCGGGGCCTGCACGGTGAGGCGTACCGGGGCCACGTGTTCTGGGACGAACTGTTCGTACTGCCGTATCTCAACCTGCACTTCCCGGAGGTGTCCCGGGCGCTGCTGAACTACCGCTACCGACGCCTCCCACGAGCGTGCCGGACGGCCGCCGCCATCGGCCGGGCCGGGGCGATGTACCCGTGGCAGAGCGGCAGCGACGGCCGCGAGGAGACTCAGGTGTGGCATCTCAACCCGCACTCGGGGCGCTGGCTGCCCGACCACTCCCGGCTTCAGCACCACGTGGGCTCGGCAGTCGCCTACAACGTGTGGCAGTACTGCGAGGCCACCGGCGACACGGAGTACCTGCACACCAAGGGCGCGGAGATGCTGCTGCAGATCGCCCGCTTCTGGGCGGACCTCGCCGACTTCGACGACGGCACAGGCCGCTTCCGCATCCGCGGCGTCGTCGGCCCCGACGAATACCACGACGGCTACCCGGGGGCCACCACGCCGGGGCTGGACGACAACACGTACACCAATGTCACCGCCGCCTGGGTCCTCACCCGTGCCCTGGACCTCCTGCGGCGCCTTCCCGCCTGGCGCCGCGAGGAACTGTTCGAACGCGTTCGGCTGGCCGGCGACGAACTCCCGAAGTGGGAGGAGGTGTCCCGGCGGTTGAGGGTGCCGTTCCACCAAGGCGTCATCAGCCAGTTCGAGGGCTACGGCGACCTCGCCGAGCTGGACTGGGACGCCTACCGGGCGCGCTACGACAGCATCCGGCGCCTGGACCGGATCCTGGAGGCCGAGGGCGACACGGTCACCCGCTACAAGGCGTCCAAGCAGGCCGACGTCCTCATGCTCGGCTATCTCTTCTCGCCCGCCGAGCTGCGGGATCTGTTCCGGCGCCTCGGGTACGAACTGGACGACGACGTCTGGCGCCGGACCGTCGACTACTACCTCCAGCGCACCAGCCACGGCTCCACGCTCAGCGGGCTCGTCCACGGCCTGGTTCTCGCCCGCGCACGACGAGCCGAGGCATGGAAGTACGTCCAGGAGGCCCTGGAGGCGGACATCGCCGATATCCAGGGCGGCACGACCGGCGAGGGCATCCATCTCGGGGCCATGGCCGGGACCCTCGACCTGGTCCAGCGCGGTCTGACCGGACTCGAGACGCGCGAGGACGCCCTGTGGCTGGACCCGGTCCCCCTGCCGGCACTGTCCGAGTACGGATTCTCGCTGCGCTACCGCGGTCACTGGGGTGTCGCCGTACGGCGCCGGAGAGGGCAGCTGGAGATCGGTGTGCCCGACTCGGAGGAATCGCCGATCCGCGTGGTGCTGGCCGACCGGGCAGTGACCGTCGCGCCCGGGGAGACCTGCACGCTCGACCTGCCGGCGAGTTGA
- a CDS encoding potassium channel family protein, translating to MKWLVSLAGAGLVVITLRDLFHTLWHPTRHGGLSRLVMTALWRLARRFRARRRVVGLVGPLAMVTVVSMWAVTVILGWAIVYWPHMPGAFTFSPGSEAAQEPALLDSVYLSLVTVATLGLGDIAPAESWLRLVSPLEALVGFALLTATVSWVLEIYPALTRRRVLAIRLALLRDSDPTTQQIDCTAGALLLDSLATEIVRVRIDFTQYAEAYWVPRRGGPLVAGGHGRLRRCSSPKRAGGAAAGGATGR from the coding sequence ATGAAGTGGCTGGTCTCGCTGGCCGGTGCCGGACTCGTCGTGATCACTCTGCGGGACCTGTTCCACACCCTCTGGCACCCCACCCGGCACGGTGGCCTGAGCCGCCTCGTCATGACGGCGCTGTGGCGACTGGCCCGGCGCTTTCGTGCGCGCAGGCGGGTGGTCGGGCTCGTGGGACCGCTCGCCATGGTGACGGTGGTGAGTATGTGGGCCGTCACCGTCATCCTCGGCTGGGCCATCGTCTACTGGCCCCACATGCCCGGGGCGTTCACCTTCTCGCCCGGTTCCGAGGCGGCGCAGGAGCCGGCGCTGCTCGACTCCGTGTACCTGTCGCTCGTCACGGTCGCCACCCTGGGACTGGGGGACATCGCACCCGCTGAAAGCTGGCTTCGCCTGGTCTCACCGTTGGAAGCCCTCGTCGGCTTCGCCCTCCTGACGGCCACGGTCTCCTGGGTGCTGGAGATCTACCCGGCGCTGACCCGTAGGAGGGTCCTGGCCATCCGGCTGGCGCTGCTGCGCGACTCGGACCCGACGACGCAGCAGATCGACTGCACGGCGGGGGCGCTCCTGCTGGACAGCCTGGCCACCGAGATCGTACGCGTCCGTATCGACTTCACCCAGTACGCCGAGGCGTACTGGGTTCCACGACGGGGAGGACCACTCGTCGCTGGCGGCCATGGTCGGTTACGCCGATGTTCTAGCCCGAAACGGGCAGGCGGCGCGGCGGCCGGAGGTGCGACTGGCCGGTGA